One genomic region from Haloarcula sp. DT43 encodes:
- the ppc gene encoding phosphoenolpyruvate carboxylase, translating to MTLHAREINQDVRELGALLGEVLEAQTSTEAFETVETIRNSCIDYRRGDAETRDEVHRALNRLNPETQDIVARAFTTYFELINLAEERERVREIREGSQEGVLADSVEEAVRDLADRGAAPEEFEQVLEDVLIQPTFTAHPTEARRKTVKAKLRSVARDIERLDERRLTDRERKRIERDLDAEVTSLWQTPQVRDRRPEVTDEALNVQWYLENVLFDVIDEVYDELEATLDDVYDEDIDVDTLYEFRSWAGSDRDGNPFVTTEVTEETLERQRETVLPLYRNKLKELSGVLSQDASNIATDALFNERLDRHKSRLPGVATEAEERYPDEPYRQKLRLMRESVVRVSDVRQGGYENEAELLTDLRVIADSLRENDAEVIAEAHVDPLVRKVETFGFNLASLDLRDHRKMHTDAIAEAVDRQGIDYAAMDEDERVEFLTEAILQDNTVIDMADTEGLSDDATRVLDRFRATADWQNEFGIDAIDTYAISWCEEPSHVLEVLFLADQVDIVDLPGYCGFDIVPLLESEYALSGARRIMGTLFENEAYSQALEARDNVQEIMLGYSDSNKENGFLAANWSLYNNQKRLAGITNDYDVEMRLFHGRGGSISRGGGPMNDAMLALPNETVTGQIKFTEQGEAIAEKYANHDIAERNLEQMLNAQIRARKNAIEEPVEEIPDEWESAMETASDAAREEYQDLLETDGFVEFFEQATPITVIENLNMGSRPASRSEDRSVEDLRAIPWVFSWTQARCILPGWYSISTGLDAYLENGGDMETLQEMYENWPFFRTKLDNASLALARTDLEIAEEYADLVDPDLRERIFPRIVEEYEETVDKVLEITGQDGLLSRDWLEENLERRNPYVDPLNLLQVRLLKQSHRTETERRTLRLTVQGIAAGMKNTG from the coding sequence ATGACTTTGCACGCCAGAGAGATAAACCAGGACGTACGGGAGCTGGGCGCACTCCTGGGAGAGGTACTCGAGGCACAGACGTCGACCGAGGCGTTCGAGACGGTCGAGACTATCCGGAACTCGTGTATCGACTACCGCCGCGGGGACGCCGAGACCAGGGACGAGGTCCACCGGGCGCTGAACCGGCTGAACCCGGAGACGCAGGACATCGTCGCACGCGCGTTCACCACCTATTTCGAACTTATCAATCTCGCCGAGGAACGCGAACGGGTCCGGGAAATCCGCGAGGGGAGCCAGGAGGGCGTCCTGGCCGACAGCGTCGAGGAGGCCGTCCGCGACCTGGCCGACCGGGGTGCGGCCCCCGAGGAGTTCGAGCAGGTGCTCGAAGACGTCCTCATCCAGCCGACGTTCACGGCCCACCCGACCGAAGCTCGTCGGAAGACGGTGAAAGCGAAGCTCCGGTCGGTCGCCCGCGACATCGAGCGGCTCGACGAACGGCGGCTCACCGACCGCGAGCGGAAGCGCATCGAGCGCGACCTCGACGCCGAGGTGACGAGCCTCTGGCAGACCCCGCAGGTCCGTGACCGCCGCCCGGAAGTCACCGACGAGGCGCTGAACGTCCAGTGGTACCTGGAGAACGTCCTCTTCGACGTCATCGACGAGGTGTACGACGAACTCGAAGCCACGCTCGACGACGTCTACGACGAGGACATCGACGTCGACACCCTCTACGAGTTCCGCTCGTGGGCCGGGTCCGACCGCGACGGCAACCCCTTCGTCACCACCGAGGTGACCGAGGAGACCCTGGAGCGCCAGCGCGAGACCGTCCTGCCGCTGTACCGCAACAAGCTCAAGGAACTCTCCGGCGTGCTCAGCCAGGACGCCTCGAACATCGCGACCGACGCGCTGTTCAACGAGCGACTGGACCGCCACAAGTCCCGGCTCCCCGGCGTCGCCACCGAGGCCGAGGAACGCTACCCCGACGAGCCCTACCGCCAGAAGCTCCGGCTGATGCGCGAGTCCGTCGTCCGGGTCAGCGACGTCCGGCAGGGCGGCTACGAGAACGAGGCGGAACTGCTGACGGACCTCCGGGTCATCGCCGACAGCCTCCGGGAGAACGACGCGGAGGTCATCGCCGAGGCCCACGTCGACCCGCTCGTCCGCAAGGTCGAGACGTTCGGCTTCAACCTCGCCAGCCTCGACCTGCGGGACCACCGGAAGATGCACACCGACGCCATCGCCGAGGCCGTCGACCGGCAGGGCATCGACTACGCGGCGATGGACGAGGACGAGCGCGTCGAGTTCCTGACCGAGGCCATCCTCCAGGACAACACCGTCATCGACATGGCGGACACCGAGGGGCTATCCGACGACGCGACGCGGGTCCTCGACCGGTTCCGCGCGACCGCCGACTGGCAAAACGAGTTCGGCATCGACGCCATCGACACCTACGCCATCTCCTGGTGTGAGGAGCCCAGCCACGTGCTCGAGGTGCTGTTCCTGGCCGACCAGGTCGACATCGTCGACCTCCCCGGCTACTGCGGGTTCGACATCGTCCCCCTGCTGGAGTCGGAGTACGCCCTCTCCGGCGCGCGACGTATCATGGGCACGCTGTTCGAGAACGAGGCCTACTCCCAAGCCCTGGAGGCCCGGGACAACGTCCAGGAAATCATGCTGGGCTACTCCGACTCGAACAAGGAGAACGGCTTCCTCGCCGCCAACTGGTCGCTGTACAACAACCAGAAGCGGCTCGCAGGCATCACGAACGACTACGACGTGGAGATGCGCCTGTTCCACGGCCGCGGCGGCTCCATCTCCCGCGGCGGCGGCCCGATGAACGACGCCATGCTGGCCCTGCCAAACGAAACCGTCACCGGCCAGATAAAGTTCACCGAGCAGGGCGAGGCTATCGCGGAGAAGTACGCCAACCACGACATCGCCGAGCGCAACCTCGAACAGATGCTCAACGCCCAGATTCGGGCGCGGAAAAACGCCATCGAGGAACCCGTCGAGGAGATTCCCGACGAGTGGGAGTCGGCGATGGAGACGGCGTCCGACGCGGCCCGCGAGGAGTATCAGGACCTCCTCGAAACGGACGGTTTCGTCGAGTTCTTCGAGCAGGCGACGCCCATCACCGTCATCGAGAACCTCAACATGGGCTCGCGACCGGCCTCGCGCAGCGAGGACCGCAGCGTCGAGGACCTCCGGGCTATCCCGTGGGTGTTCTCCTGGACGCAGGCCCGCTGTATCCTCCCCGGCTGGTACTCCATCTCGACCGGACTGGACGCCTACCTCGAGAACGGCGGCGACATGGAGACGCTGCAGGAGATGTACGAGAACTGGCCGTTCTTCCGGACGAAACTCGACAACGCGTCGCTGGCACTGGCCCGGACGGACCTCGAAATCGCCGAGGAGTACGCCGACCTCGTCGACCCCGACCTCCGCGAGCGCATCTTCCCGCGCATCGTCGAGGAGTACGAGGAGACCGTCGACAAGGTGCTCGAAATCACCGGCCAGGACGGCCTGCTCTCGCGCGACTGGCTGGAGGAGAACTTGGAGCGTCGGAACCCGTACGTCGACCCGCTGAACCTCCTGCAGGTCCGCCTGCTCAAGCAGTCCCACCGCACCGAAACCGAGCGCCGGACCCTGCGGCTGACCGTCCAGGGCATCGCGGCCGGGATGAAAAACACCGGGTGA
- a CDS encoding universal stress protein, whose translation MGLETVLLAVGPNDADRIDELADAVLDIAGPAGATVVVAHVFTDDQYDGVVDRLEFESTGEANPNEVADRHTTVRELLSRFEDAGLSTEVRGAVGNHGEQIVDLAEATAADLIVVGGRKRSPTGKAVFGSTAQEVMLNAPCPVTFVRGEE comes from the coding sequence ATGGGACTCGAAACTGTTCTTCTCGCAGTCGGGCCGAACGACGCCGACCGAATCGACGAACTCGCCGACGCCGTCCTCGACATCGCGGGGCCGGCCGGCGCGACCGTCGTCGTCGCACACGTATTCACCGACGACCAGTACGACGGCGTCGTCGACCGACTGGAGTTCGAATCGACCGGCGAGGCCAACCCGAACGAGGTCGCCGACCGTCACACGACCGTCCGGGAGCTTCTCAGCCGGTTCGAGGACGCCGGCCTGTCGACCGAGGTCCGCGGTGCCGTGGGCAACCACGGCGAGCAAATCGTCGACCTCGCCGAGGCGACGGCGGCCGACCTCATCGTCGTCGGCGGCCGCAAGCGCTCGCCGACCGGCAAGGCCGTCTTCGGCTCCACCGCACAGGAAGTCATGCTGAACGCGCCGTGTCCGGTCACGTTCGTCCGCGGCGAAGAGTAG